The Humulus lupulus chromosome 3, drHumLupu1.1, whole genome shotgun sequence genome window below encodes:
- the LOC133821849 gene encoding protein DETOXIFICATION 14-like isoform X2, whose amino-acid sequence MAGALETLSGQAYGAKQYRKLGIQTNTAIFSLILVCIPLSLVWSYIGKILVLVGQDPQISREAGQFLLWLIPALFAYATLQPLIRYFQSQSLIKPLLVSSCVSICCHVPLCWTLVFKCGLQHCGAAISIGISYWLNVILLLLYMTFSPACESTRVPIFSELFQGFGEFLRFAIPSAAMSCLEWWSFELLTLLSGILPNPQLETSVLSVCVSTITTLYTIPEGLGSAGSTRVSNELGAGNPRAARLALGAVMFLAVSQSIIVSSVLFAGRNAFGYIFSNDKEVVDYAMNMAPLVCLSVIFDSLHATLSGVARGCGWQDLGAFVNLGAYYLVGIPVATALGFWLDLRGKGLWIGIVAGSFLQAFLLSVIAMCTNWDEKAKMARKRIFEERSEHSTLLS is encoded by the exons ATGGCTGGTGCATTGGAAACTCTCTCAGGACAAGCATATGGAGCCAAGCAATATCGAAAACTCGGAATTCAAACTAACACTGCAATTTTCTCCCTAATTTTAGTATGTATCCCTCTGTCTCTAGTGTGGTCCTACATAGGAAAAATTCTTGTACTTGTGGGTCAAGACCCCCAAATTTCAAGAGAAGCAGGTCAATTCTTGTTGTGGCTCATCCCTGCACTCTTTGCTTATGCAACTCTTCAACCACTCATTAGGTACTTTCAGTCACAAAGCTTGATCAAGCCCTTGCTAGTGAGCTCTTGTGTTTCAATTTGTTGCCATGTACCTCTTTGTTGGACCTTAGTATTCAAGTGTGGACTACAACATTGTGGAGCTGCCATATCTATTGGTATCTCATATTGGTTGAATGTGATTTTACTCTTATTGTACATGACATTTTCCCCTGCCTGTGAAAGTACCCGGGTTCCAATTTTTTCTGAGCTCTTTCAAGGATTTGGAGAGTTCTTGCGCTTTGCTATTCCTTCTGCTGCTATGAGTTG CCTTGAGTGGTGGTCTTTTGAGCTGCTTACTTTGCTGTCTGGTATTCTGCCAAATCCACAGCTAGAGACTTCTGTGTTATCTGTATG TGTGTCTACCATCACAACACTCTATACAATACCAGAAGGACTTGGTTCAGCTGGAAG TACAAGAGTTTCAAATGAATTAGGTGCAGGAAACCCAAGAGCAGCGCGTCTTGCACTTGGTGCTGTCATGTTTCTGGCCGTCTCCCAATCCATTATTGTAAGCTCAGTTCTGTTTGCTGGGCGAAACGCTTTCGGTTACATCTTTAGCAATGACAAGGAAGTTGTGGATTATGCCATGAACATGGCTCCTCTAGTTTGTCTATCTGTCATATTCGACAGTTTGCACGCTACTCTTTCAG GTGTTGCTAGGGGCTGTGGATGGCAGGACTTGGGGGCATTTGTCAATCTTGGAGCATACTATTTGGTAGGAATTCCAGTTGCCACTGCATTGGGTTTTTGGTTAGACTTAAGAGGAAAAGGCCTTTGGATTGGGATTGTAGCTGGTTCTTTCTTACAAGCATTTCTGCTTTCTGTGATAGCAATGTGTACCAACTGGGATGAAAAG GCAAAAATGGCAAGGAAGAGGATATTTGAGGAAAGATCTGAGCATAGTACTCTATTAAGCTAG
- the LOC133821849 gene encoding protein DETOXIFICATION 14-like isoform X1: MREAMAESFMREEEEEKESMEEGLLAKEKEERDGFSEAIRFGEFFEEVKLLGFIAGPMVAVNLSLYFLQIISLMMVGHLGKLYLSSTAIAISIGAVSGFSLLFGMAGALETLSGQAYGAKQYRKLGIQTNTAIFSLILVCIPLSLVWSYIGKILVLVGQDPQISREAGQFLLWLIPALFAYATLQPLIRYFQSQSLIKPLLVSSCVSICCHVPLCWTLVFKCGLQHCGAAISIGISYWLNVILLLLYMTFSPACESTRVPIFSELFQGFGEFLRFAIPSAAMSCLEWWSFELLTLLSGILPNPQLETSVLSVCVSTITTLYTIPEGLGSAGSTRVSNELGAGNPRAARLALGAVMFLAVSQSIIVSSVLFAGRNAFGYIFSNDKEVVDYAMNMAPLVCLSVIFDSLHATLSGVARGCGWQDLGAFVNLGAYYLVGIPVATALGFWLDLRGKGLWIGIVAGSFLQAFLLSVIAMCTNWDEKAKMARKRIFEERSEHSTLLS; encoded by the exons ATGAGGGAAGCCATGGCAGAGAGTTTcatgagagaagaagaagaagaaaaagaaagcatGGAAGAGGGTCTCTTGGCAAAAGAAAAGGAGGAGAGAGATGGGTTTTCTGAAGCAATAAGATTTGGTGAGTTTTTTGAAGAAGTGAAGCTATTGGGTTTCATAGCAGGGCCTATGGTGGCTGTGAATTTGTCACTCTACTTTCTACAAATCATTTCTCTTATGATGGTTGGTCATCTGGGTAAGCTTTATCTCTCGAGTACTGCTATTGCCATCTCCATTGGTGCTGTTTCTGGCTTCAGTCTTCTT TTTGGAATGGCTGGTGCATTGGAAACTCTCTCAGGACAAGCATATGGAGCCAAGCAATATCGAAAACTCGGAATTCAAACTAACACTGCAATTTTCTCCCTAATTTTAGTATGTATCCCTCTGTCTCTAGTGTGGTCCTACATAGGAAAAATTCTTGTACTTGTGGGTCAAGACCCCCAAATTTCAAGAGAAGCAGGTCAATTCTTGTTGTGGCTCATCCCTGCACTCTTTGCTTATGCAACTCTTCAACCACTCATTAGGTACTTTCAGTCACAAAGCTTGATCAAGCCCTTGCTAGTGAGCTCTTGTGTTTCAATTTGTTGCCATGTACCTCTTTGTTGGACCTTAGTATTCAAGTGTGGACTACAACATTGTGGAGCTGCCATATCTATTGGTATCTCATATTGGTTGAATGTGATTTTACTCTTATTGTACATGACATTTTCCCCTGCCTGTGAAAGTACCCGGGTTCCAATTTTTTCTGAGCTCTTTCAAGGATTTGGAGAGTTCTTGCGCTTTGCTATTCCTTCTGCTGCTATGAGTTG CCTTGAGTGGTGGTCTTTTGAGCTGCTTACTTTGCTGTCTGGTATTCTGCCAAATCCACAGCTAGAGACTTCTGTGTTATCTGTATG TGTGTCTACCATCACAACACTCTATACAATACCAGAAGGACTTGGTTCAGCTGGAAG TACAAGAGTTTCAAATGAATTAGGTGCAGGAAACCCAAGAGCAGCGCGTCTTGCACTTGGTGCTGTCATGTTTCTGGCCGTCTCCCAATCCATTATTGTAAGCTCAGTTCTGTTTGCTGGGCGAAACGCTTTCGGTTACATCTTTAGCAATGACAAGGAAGTTGTGGATTATGCCATGAACATGGCTCCTCTAGTTTGTCTATCTGTCATATTCGACAGTTTGCACGCTACTCTTTCAG GTGTTGCTAGGGGCTGTGGATGGCAGGACTTGGGGGCATTTGTCAATCTTGGAGCATACTATTTGGTAGGAATTCCAGTTGCCACTGCATTGGGTTTTTGGTTAGACTTAAGAGGAAAAGGCCTTTGGATTGGGATTGTAGCTGGTTCTTTCTTACAAGCATTTCTGCTTTCTGTGATAGCAATGTGTACCAACTGGGATGAAAAG GCAAAAATGGCAAGGAAGAGGATATTTGAGGAAAGATCTGAGCATAGTACTCTATTAAGCTAG